CGAGGCGACGGACGGTAGATCATACCACCAATATAGCTTCGCCCTTGACGCCCCAATCCCTCATGGGGTTAATGGAGGCGTTGACCACAGAGGGAGGCGGGCCATGTGGGAGTTCCCCAAAGCAGTGAGCCTGGTGGCGGGCGCGGGCGAGGCAGCCACCGAGCTGAACGCCTTCGACCGCGCCCTGATGGACGCCGGGATCGCCAACCTCAACTTCATTAAGGTGACCAGCATCGTGCCCCCGGGCGCCTCGGTGGTGCCCCTGCCCCGGCTCTATCCGGGGATGCTGGTGCCGGCGGTCTACGCCCAGATCGTAAGCCACACCCCGGGGGAGCGCATCGCCGCCGCCCTAGGTGTCGGCATCTGCCGAGAGGCCTACGGGGTGATCATGGAGTACTCGCACATGGGGACGGCGGAGAACGCCGAGCTGATCGTCCGACGCATGGTGGAGGAGGCCTTCCGCCTTCGCCAGCTGCGCCTGGACGAGGTGCACGTTGCTTCCCGCGAGCACGTGGTGGAGCGCACTGGCTGCGTGGTGGCCGCGGCGCTGATGTGGCCGGCACCTGACGGCGCCCCGCCTCAGGGAGGGACGAGATGAATCAGTGGCTGCACGACGCCGGGGGAGCGGGCTTCGCCCACGCCTACCGGATCGACCAGGAGCTGTACCGGGGACGGTCCTCCTTCCAGGAGATTCGCGTA
The nucleotide sequence above comes from Armatimonadota bacterium. Encoded proteins:
- a CDS encoding arginine decarboxylase, pyruvoyl-dependent, translated to MWEFPKAVSLVAGAGEAATELNAFDRALMDAGIANLNFIKVTSIVPPGASVVPLPRLYPGMLVPAVYAQIVSHTPGERIAAALGVGICREAYGVIMEYSHMGTAENAELIVRRMVEEAFRLRQLRLDEVHVASREHVVERTGCVVAAALMWPAPDGAPPQGGTR